A region of Peromyscus maniculatus bairdii isolate BWxNUB_F1_BW_parent chromosome 7, HU_Pman_BW_mat_3.1, whole genome shotgun sequence DNA encodes the following proteins:
- the Znf35 gene encoding zinc finger protein 35 isoform X1, with the protein MTAELKKTMGRASWSPVKVKKEEDEDESISQASGQQVCSENVKVWAPGEGPYLSIDVSEEEEKGQKMFWDMAVVLKATQEAAAPLGSYSLPGTLAKSEILEHHGNPALLGTETKNLQLLVPKTEICDEAEEHPMILGRIQKSDLQGPELGESYEKGNVLKRQKIKREKRDIRKVTMKDCPLSESFREDEDQKSRKSKRKYSLSSGPAKNQKIQPGQKPFTCSECGKGFSQSANLVVHQRIHTGEKPFECHECGKAFIQSANLVVHQRIHTGQKPYVCAKCGKAFTQSSNLTVHQKIHSLEKTFKCGECEKAFSYSSQLARHQKVHITEKCYECNECGKTFTRSSNLIVHQRIHTGEKPFACNDCGKAFTQSANLIVHQRSHTGEKPYECKDCGKAFSCFSHLIVHQRIHTAEKPYDCSECGKAFSQLSCLIVHQRIHSGDLPYVCNECGKAFTCSSYLLIHQRIHNGEKPYTCNECGKAFRQRSSLTVHQRTHTGEKPYECAKCGAAFISNSHLMRHHRTHLVE; encoded by the exons ATGACTGCAGAATTGAAAAAGACTATGGGCCGAGCCTCTTGGAGCCCAGTGAAGGTGAaaaaggaagaggatgaggatgaaAGTATAAGTCAGGCATCCGGTCAACAAGTGTGCTCTGAGAATGTCAAGGTCTGGGCCCCCGGGGAAGGTCCTTATTTAAGCATTGATGTatcagaagaggaggaaaag GGTCAGAAAATGTTCTGGGACATGGCAGTGGTCCTAAAAGCAACACAGGAGGCTGCTGCACCCCTTGGGAGCTACTCATTACCAGGGACTCTGGCCAAGAGTGAAATCCTGGAGCATCATGGGAACCCAGCCCTGCTAG GTACTGAAACCAAGAACCTACAGTTACTGGTTCCTAAAACAGAGATATGTGATGAAGCAGAGGAGCACCCCATGATTTTAGGAAGAATCCAGAAAAGTGACCTTCAAGGACCTGAGCTAGGAGAATCTTATGAAAAGGGAAATGTGTtaaaaaggcagaaaataaagagggaaaaaagagatATAAGAAAAGTAACCATGAAAGACTGTCCATTGTCTGAAAGCTTCAGAGAAGACGAAGACCAGAAATCTAGGAAGTCTAAGAGGAAATATAGCCTTAGTTCTGGTCCAgctaaaaatcagaaaatacagCCTGGGCAAAAGCCTTTTACATGTAGTGAGTGTGGGAAAGGCTTTAGTCAGAGTGCAAACCTTGTTGTGCATCAACGAATCCACACTGGGGAGAAACCCTTTGAGTGTCATGAGTGTGGGAAGGCCTTCATTCAGAGTGCAAACCTTGTTGTGCATCAGAGGATCCACACTGGACAAAAACCCTATGTTTGTGCAAAATGTGGGAAGGCCTTCACTCAGAGTTCAAATCTGACTGTACATCAGAAAATTCACTCCTTAGAAAAAACCTTTAAGTGTGGTGAATGTGAGAAAGCCTTCAGTTATAGTTCCCAACTTGCTCGGCACCAGAAAGTCCATATAACTGAAAAATGCtatgaatgcaatgaatgtgGAAAAACATTTACTAGAAGCTCTAACCTCATTGTCCATCAGAGGATCCACACTGGGGAGAAGCCTTTCGCCTGTAATGATTGTGGCAAAGCCTTTACCCAGAGTGCAAATCTTATTGTGCATCAGCGAAGCCATACTGGTGAGAAGCCATATGAGtgtaaagactgtgggaaagCCTTTAGTTGTTTTTCTCACCTTATTGTGCATCAGAGAAttcacactgcagagaaaccttatGACTGCAGtgaatgtggaaaagccttcagTCAACTCTCTTGCCTTATTGTCCACCAGAGAATTCACAGTGGAGATCTCCCTTATGTGTGTAATGAGTGTGGGAAGGCCTTCACTTGTAGCTCATACCTACTCATTCATCAAAGAATCCATAATGGGGAAAAACCTTATACGTGTAACGAATGTGGTAAGGCCTTCAGACAGAGGTCGAGCCTCACTGTCCACCAGCGAACCCACACGGgggagaagccctatgaatgtgCAAAGTGTGGTGCGGCTTTCATTTCTAACTCACACCTCATGCGACACCACAGAACCCATCTTGTTGAGTAG
- the Znf35 gene encoding zinc finger protein 35 isoform X2, translating to MILGRIQKSDLQGPELGESYEKGNVLKRQKIKREKRDIRKVTMKDCPLSESFREDEDQKSRKSKRKYSLSSGPAKNQKIQPGQKPFTCSECGKGFSQSANLVVHQRIHTGEKPFECHECGKAFIQSANLVVHQRIHTGQKPYVCAKCGKAFTQSSNLTVHQKIHSLEKTFKCGECEKAFSYSSQLARHQKVHITEKCYECNECGKTFTRSSNLIVHQRIHTGEKPFACNDCGKAFTQSANLIVHQRSHTGEKPYECKDCGKAFSCFSHLIVHQRIHTAEKPYDCSECGKAFSQLSCLIVHQRIHSGDLPYVCNECGKAFTCSSYLLIHQRIHNGEKPYTCNECGKAFRQRSSLTVHQRTHTGEKPYECAKCGAAFISNSHLMRHHRTHLVE from the coding sequence ATGATTTTAGGAAGAATCCAGAAAAGTGACCTTCAAGGACCTGAGCTAGGAGAATCTTATGAAAAGGGAAATGTGTtaaaaaggcagaaaataaagagggaaaaaagagatATAAGAAAAGTAACCATGAAAGACTGTCCATTGTCTGAAAGCTTCAGAGAAGACGAAGACCAGAAATCTAGGAAGTCTAAGAGGAAATATAGCCTTAGTTCTGGTCCAgctaaaaatcagaaaatacagCCTGGGCAAAAGCCTTTTACATGTAGTGAGTGTGGGAAAGGCTTTAGTCAGAGTGCAAACCTTGTTGTGCATCAACGAATCCACACTGGGGAGAAACCCTTTGAGTGTCATGAGTGTGGGAAGGCCTTCATTCAGAGTGCAAACCTTGTTGTGCATCAGAGGATCCACACTGGACAAAAACCCTATGTTTGTGCAAAATGTGGGAAGGCCTTCACTCAGAGTTCAAATCTGACTGTACATCAGAAAATTCACTCCTTAGAAAAAACCTTTAAGTGTGGTGAATGTGAGAAAGCCTTCAGTTATAGTTCCCAACTTGCTCGGCACCAGAAAGTCCATATAACTGAAAAATGCtatgaatgcaatgaatgtgGAAAAACATTTACTAGAAGCTCTAACCTCATTGTCCATCAGAGGATCCACACTGGGGAGAAGCCTTTCGCCTGTAATGATTGTGGCAAAGCCTTTACCCAGAGTGCAAATCTTATTGTGCATCAGCGAAGCCATACTGGTGAGAAGCCATATGAGtgtaaagactgtgggaaagCCTTTAGTTGTTTTTCTCACCTTATTGTGCATCAGAGAAttcacactgcagagaaaccttatGACTGCAGtgaatgtggaaaagccttcagTCAACTCTCTTGCCTTATTGTCCACCAGAGAATTCACAGTGGAGATCTCCCTTATGTGTGTAATGAGTGTGGGAAGGCCTTCACTTGTAGCTCATACCTACTCATTCATCAAAGAATCCATAATGGGGAAAAACCTTATACGTGTAACGAATGTGGTAAGGCCTTCAGACAGAGGTCGAGCCTCACTGTCCACCAGCGAACCCACACGGgggagaagccctatgaatgtgCAAAGTGTGGTGCGGCTTTCATTTCTAACTCACACCTCATGCGACACCACAGAACCCATCTTGTTGAGTAG